In Mauremys mutica isolate MM-2020 ecotype Southern chromosome 16, ASM2049712v1, whole genome shotgun sequence, one DNA window encodes the following:
- the FZD10 gene encoding frizzled-10, translated as MGPARRRNFMPTLWLLLPLVRFCTGISSIDTDRPGDGRCQPIEIPMCKEIGYNMTRMPNLMGHENQREAAIQLHEFAPLVEYGCHSHLKFFLCSLYAPMCTEQVSTPIPACRVMCEQARLKCSPIMEQFNFKWPDSLDCSKLPNKNDPNYLCMEAPNNGSDEPPRGSSMLPPMFRPQRPSNGHDLQQHKDSLSRATCENPGKFHHVEKSASCAPLCTPGVDVYWSRDDKQFAVIWIAVWSILCFFSSAFTVLTFLIDPQRFKYPERPIIFLSMCYCVYSVGYIIRLFSGAESIACDRDSGQLYVIQEGLESTGCTIVFLVLYYFGMASSLWWVILTLTWFLAAGKKWGHEAIEANSSYFHLAAWAIPAVKTIMILVMRRVAGDELTGLCYVGSMDVNALTGFVLIPLACYLIIGTSFILSGFVALFHIRRVMKTGGENTDKLEKLMVRIGVFSVLYTVPATCVIACYFYERLNMDYWKIVAMQYKCKMNNQTKHLDCMMNNSIPAVEIFMVKIFMLLVVGITSGMWIWTSKTLQSWQNVCSQRLKKRSRRKPASVITNSGIYKKTQHPQKTHHAKYESALQPPTCV; from the coding sequence CTCTTGCCTCTGGTTCGCTTTTGCACCGGGATAAGCTCCATAGACACTGACCGCCCGGGCGATGGCAGATGCCAGCCCATCGAAATCCCCATGTGCAAGGAGATCGGCTACAACATGACGAGGATGCCGAACCTGATGGGGCACGAGAACCAAAGGGAAGCTGCCATCCAGCTGCACGAGTTTGCCCCCTTGGTGGAGTATGGCTGTCACAGCCACTTGAAATTCTTCCTCTGCTCTCTCTATGCCCCGATGTGCACCGAGCAGGTCTCCACGCCAATCCCCGCCTGTAGGGTGATGTGTGAGCAGGCCAGGCTGAAATGCTCTCCCATCATGGAACAATTCAATTTCAAGTGGCCAGACTCCCTAGACTGCAGCAAATTGCCCAACAAAAATGACCCCAATTACCTATGCATGGAAGCCCCTAACAACGGATCAGATGAGCCacccagaggctccagcatgTTGCCACCCATGTTCAGGCCACAGCGGCCGAGCAACGGTCATGATTTGCAGCAGCACAAGGACAGCCTCAGTAGAGCCACCTGTGAAAATCCTGGCAAGTTCCACCATGTGGAAAAAAGCGCTTCCTGTGCCCCACTCTGCACACCTGGGGTTGATGTTTACTGGAGCAGGGATGACAAACAGTTTGCTGTCATCTGGATCGCCGTCTGGTCCATCCTGTGCTTCTTTTCCAGCGCTTTCACCGTACTCACTTTTCTGATAGATCCCCAGCGCTTCAAGTACCCCGAGAGGCCCATCATCTTCCTGTCTATGTGCTATTGTGTCTATTCTGTGGGGTACATTATTCGCCTCTTTTCAGGTGCTGAGAGCATAGCCTGTGACCGAGACAGTGGTCAACTTTACGTTATCCAGGAGGGGCTGGAAAGCACTGGATGCACCATTGTGTTCCTGGTCCTATATTATTTTGGGATGGCAAGCTCATTGTGGTGGGTCATTTTGACTTTAACTTGGTTTCTGGCTGCTGGGAAGAAATGGGGGCACGAAGCAATTGAAGCAAACAGCAGCTACTTTCATTTGGCAGCGTGGGCCATTCCAGCTGTGAAGACCATCATGATCTTAGTTATGAGAAGGGTAGCTGGAGATGAACTGACAGGATTGTGCTATGTTGGAAGCATGGATGTGAATGCCTTGACTGGGTTTGTACTCATTCCTTTAGCTTGTTATCTCATCATAGGCACTTCTTTTATTCTGTCTGGTTTTGTGGCCCTCTTCCATATCAGGAGGGTGATGAAAACAGGTGGAGAAAACACAGACAAGTTGGAGAAACTTATGGTCAGGATTGGTGTCTTCTCAGTCTTATATACAGTGCCTGCTACATGTGTAATAGCTTGCTACTTTTATGAAAGACTTAACATGGATTATTGGAAAATTGTGGCAATGCAATATAAATGCAAGATGAACAATCAGACTAAACATTTGGACTGCATGATGAATAACTCCATTCCTGCAGTAGAAATTTTCATGGTGAAAATTTTTATGTTGTTGGTTGTGGGCATTACTAGTGGTATGTGGATCTGGACTTCCAAGACTCTTCAATCCTGGCAAAATGTTTGCAGTCAGAGATTAAAGAAGAGAAGTAGGAGAAAACCTGCAAGTGTTATTACAAACAGTGGAATCTACAAAAAAACTCAACATCCACAGAAAACTCACCATGCAAAATATGAATCAGCATTACAGCCACCCACTTGTGTATGA